The following coding sequences are from one Streptomyces sp. V3I7 window:
- a CDS encoding zf-TFIIB domain-containing protein, producing MQCPKCHAPMHTYNRNGVQIEQCSGCRGIFLDYGELEALTSLESQWAQPAPPPPAAPAWGAPQHGGHGGHGHYGHHQRHKSFGHMLFSS from the coding sequence ATGCAGTGTCCGAAGTGCCATGCGCCGATGCACACCTACAACCGCAACGGCGTCCAGATCGAGCAGTGCAGCGGCTGCCGCGGCATCTTCCTCGACTACGGCGAACTGGAGGCGCTCACCAGCCTGGAGTCCCAGTGGGCCCAGCCCGCCCCGCCGCCCCCGGCCGCGCCCGCCTGGGGCGCCCCGCAGCACGGCGGCCATGGCGGCCACGGTCACTACGGCCACCACCAGCGCCACAAGAGCTTCGGCCACATGCTGTTCTCCAGCTGA
- a CDS encoding phosphotransferase, protein MTTAHIRAHLAGRAAAAAHPGGTPCACGTAVTLADRPDATVVRHADTVAKAHAPGTDPAELTARLTVAARLPDVLLPPLDTAPARLHGRLATFWPYGTPVNPDTPDAAPWEASGDLLARLHRTPVTRLLGEEPQTECPALPAMRGPVKAALALARLRAALRSAAPGAARAAAPVLRAWQDLPAWARADAPMPDAATLCHGDLHLGQFVRHPAPDGPWHLIDVDDLGTGVPAWDLARPAAWYACGLLPPDEWARFLDAYRAAGGPAVPAAGDPWPALDVPARALTAQAAARTLTKALAADRPLDEVEQCLVDACDRMARAAPELADGFSK, encoded by the coding sequence ATGACGACCGCACACATACGGGCGCACCTGGCCGGCAGGGCCGCTGCCGCCGCCCACCCCGGCGGTACCCCCTGCGCCTGCGGCACGGCAGTCACCCTCGCCGACCGCCCGGACGCGACCGTCGTACGCCACGCGGACACCGTCGCGAAGGCCCACGCCCCGGGCACCGACCCCGCCGAACTCACCGCGCGCCTGACCGTCGCGGCCCGCCTCCCCGACGTACTCCTCCCGCCCCTCGACACGGCCCCCGCCCGCCTCCATGGCCGCCTGGCGACCTTCTGGCCGTACGGCACCCCGGTGAACCCGGACACCCCCGACGCAGCCCCGTGGGAGGCATCGGGAGACCTCCTCGCCCGCCTCCACCGAACGCCCGTCACAAGGCTGTTGGGCGAGGAGCCGCAGACTGAATGCCCCGCCCTCCCCGCCATGCGCGGCCCCGTGAAGGCCGCGCTCGCGCTCGCCCGCCTCCGAGCGGCCCTCCGCTCCGCCGCGCCCGGCGCCGCCCGCGCCGCGGCCCCCGTCCTGCGCGCCTGGCAGGACCTCCCGGCCTGGGCGCGCGCCGATGCCCCCATGCCGGACGCCGCCACCCTCTGCCACGGCGATCTGCACCTCGGCCAGTTCGTCCGGCACCCGGCACCGGACGGCCCCTGGCACCTCATCGACGTCGACGACCTCGGTACCGGCGTCCCCGCCTGGGACCTCGCGCGCCCCGCCGCCTGGTACGCCTGCGGGCTCCTCCCGCCCGACGAGTGGGCCCGCTTCCTCGACGCCTACCGCGCCGCCGGCGGCCCGGCCGTACCCGCCGCGGGCGACCCCTGGCCCGCCCTCGACGTCCCCGCCCGCGCCCTCACCGCCCAGGCCGCCGCCCGGACCCTCACCAAGGCGCTCGCGGCGGACCGCCCGCTCGACGAGGTGGAGCAGTGCCTGGTCGACGCCTGCGACCGAATGGCCCGTGCGGCCCCGGAGTTGGCGGACGGATTCTCCAAGTAG
- a CDS encoding serine/threonine-protein kinase produces MNMAMMRLRREDPRVVGSFRLHRRLGAGGMGVVYLGSDRKGQRVALKVIRPDLAEDQEFRSRFAREVSAARRIRGGCTARLVAADLDADRPWFATQYVPGPSLHDKVADEGPLVAAEAAAIGAALSEGLVAVHEAGVVHRDLKPSNILLSPKGPRIIDFGIAWATGASTLTHVGTAVGSPGFLAPEQVRGAAVTPATDVFSLGATLAYASTGDSPFGHGSSEVMLYRVVHEEPQLHGVPDALAPLVRACLAKVPEERPSTLQLSLRLKEIAAREAQGLTDVRPPAPRTADADQPTGRLTRTYPEQQRAQRGPRSSPGTPVPRSSTPARGNTPAPRGSSASRGGSASRGGGASRGGVSSRAGGARSTPASHSTARSGSGSRPAPRSGAGRPPAPRTTGTRLRPANPRLLRQRLFVFVVVTLLVALGIAVAQGCEGPARGLDGSGRVTVAEHARVGAVPETGP; encoded by the coding sequence ATGAACATGGCGATGATGCGCCTGAGGCGCGAGGACCCGCGCGTCGTCGGCTCGTTCAGGCTTCACAGACGGCTCGGCGCGGGCGGAATGGGTGTGGTCTACCTCGGTTCCGACCGCAAGGGCCAGCGGGTCGCGCTCAAGGTGATCCGTCCCGATCTGGCGGAGGACCAGGAGTTCCGTTCGCGGTTCGCGCGTGAGGTCTCGGCGGCGCGGCGGATCAGGGGCGGGTGCACGGCGCGGCTCGTGGCGGCCGATCTTGACGCCGACCGGCCGTGGTTCGCGACGCAGTACGTCCCGGGTCCCTCGCTGCACGACAAGGTCGCCGACGAGGGTCCGCTCGTCGCGGCGGAGGCGGCCGCGATCGGCGCGGCGCTGTCCGAGGGGCTGGTGGCGGTGCACGAGGCCGGTGTCGTACACCGGGACCTGAAGCCGTCCAACATCCTGCTGTCCCCGAAGGGGCCGCGGATCATCGACTTCGGCATCGCCTGGGCGACCGGGGCGTCCACGCTCACCCACGTCGGCACGGCCGTCGGCTCCCCCGGCTTCCTCGCGCCCGAGCAGGTGCGCGGCGCCGCGGTGACGCCCGCCACCGACGTGTTCTCGCTCGGCGCGACCCTCGCGTACGCGTCGACCGGTGACTCGCCCTTCGGGCACGGCAGTTCCGAGGTGATGCTCTACCGCGTGGTCCACGAGGAGCCGCAGCTGCACGGCGTACCGGACGCGCTGGCCCCGCTCGTGCGGGCCTGTCTGGCGAAGGTCCCGGAGGAGCGGCCCAGCACGCTCCAACTGTCGCTCAGGCTCAAGGAGATCGCGGCGCGCGAGGCGCAGGGACTCACCGACGTACGTCCGCCCGCGCCGCGCACGGCCGACGCGGACCAGCCCACCGGGCGGCTCACCCGGACCTACCCGGAGCAGCAGCGCGCCCAGCGGGGCCCGCGGTCCTCCCCGGGGACGCCGGTGCCTCGGAGCAGCACGCCCGCGCGCGGGAACACGCCCGCGCCCCGCGGCAGCAGTGCCTCGCGCGGCGGCAGCGCGTCTCGTGGGGGCGGTGCGTCGCGGGGCGGCGTCTCCTCGCGCGCGGGCGGGGCGCGGTCGACGCCCGCGTCGCACAGCACCGCACGGTCCGGCAGCGGGAGCCGTCCCGCTCCGCGCAGCGGTGCCGGGCGGCCGCCGGCGCCGCGGACCACGGGGACCCGGCTGCGGCCGGCCAACCCGCGGCTGCTGCGCCAGCGGCTGTTCGTGTTCGTCGTGGTGACCCTGCTGGTCGCCCTGGGCATCGCCGTCGCCCAGGGCTGCGAGGGTCCGGCGCGCGGCCTGGACGGCTCCGGACGGGTCACCGTCGCGGAGCACGCGCGCGTGGGCGCGGTCCCGGAGACCGGGCCGTAG
- a CDS encoding RNA methyltransferase, which yields MAELITIEDPDDPRLGDYTGLTDVELRRRREPAEGLFIAEGEKVIRRATDAGYAMRSMLLSAKWIDAMRDVIDASPAPVYAVSPDLAEQVTGYHVHRGALASMQRKPLPTAPELLRSARRVAVMESVNDHTNIGAIFRSAAALGMDAVLLSPDCADPLYRRSVKVSMGAVFSVPYARLETWPHGLEAVREAGFSLLALTPDERSKTLDEVAPHRMDRVALMLGAEGSGLSRRALDAADTWVRIPMSHGVDSLNVGAAAAVAFYAVASGRPQE from the coding sequence GTGGCCGAACTCATCACCATCGAGGACCCCGACGACCCGCGCCTCGGCGACTACACGGGCCTGACCGACGTCGAACTGCGCCGCAGGCGCGAACCGGCCGAGGGCCTGTTCATCGCCGAGGGCGAGAAGGTCATCCGGCGGGCCACGGACGCCGGCTACGCGATGCGCTCGATGCTGCTGTCGGCCAAGTGGATCGACGCCATGCGCGACGTCATCGACGCGAGCCCCGCTCCCGTGTACGCGGTCAGCCCGGACCTCGCCGAACAGGTCACCGGCTACCACGTGCACCGCGGCGCCCTCGCCTCCATGCAGCGCAAGCCGCTGCCCACGGCGCCCGAACTGCTGCGCTCCGCACGGCGGGTGGCCGTCATGGAGTCCGTGAACGACCACACCAACATCGGTGCCATCTTCCGCTCGGCGGCGGCCCTCGGCATGGACGCGGTGCTGCTCTCCCCGGACTGCGCCGACCCGCTCTACCGCCGCAGCGTCAAGGTCTCCATGGGCGCGGTCTTCTCCGTGCCGTACGCCCGTCTGGAGACCTGGCCGCACGGCCTGGAGGCGGTCCGCGAGGCGGGCTTCTCCCTGCTCGCCCTGACACCGGACGAGCGGTCCAAGACCCTCGACGAGGTCGCCCCGCACCGCATGGACCGCGTCGCGCTGATGCTCGGCGCCGAGGGCAGCGGGCTGTCCCGCCGCGCCCTGGACGCGGCCGACACCTGGGTGCGCATCCCCATGTCCCACGGCGTCGACTCGCTCAACGTGGGCGCGGCCGCCGCGGTCGCCTTCTACGCGGTCGCCTCGGGACGCCCACAGGAATAG
- the cobA gene encoding uroporphyrinogen-III C-methyltransferase codes for MAEHPAYPVGLRLSGRRVVVLGGGQVAQRRLPALIAAGADVLLVSPEATASVEAMADAGEITWERRPYADGDLADAWYALVATSDPDANAAASAEAERRRVWCVRSDDADAASAWTPATGHSEGVTVAVLTTEARGRDPRHTAAIRDAVVEGLRDGTLVAPHHRTRTPGVALVGGGPGDPDLITVRGRRLLAEADVVIADRLGPRDLLAELPPHVEVIDAAKIPYGRFMAQEAINNALIEHAKQGKSVVRLKGGDPFVFGRGMEEAQALAEAGIPCTVVPGISSSISVPGAAGIPVTHRGVAHEFTVVSGHVAPDDERSLVDWAALARLTGSLVILMGVDKIGRIAETLIAHGKSPDTPVALVQEGTTAAQRRVDATLATVAETVRAEDVRPPAVIVVGDVVGVGLNLG; via the coding sequence ATGGCCGAACACCCCGCCTACCCCGTAGGCCTCCGCCTCTCCGGCCGCCGCGTGGTCGTCCTGGGCGGCGGTCAGGTCGCCCAGCGCCGCCTGCCGGCGCTCATCGCGGCGGGCGCCGACGTGCTCCTCGTCTCCCCCGAGGCGACCGCCTCCGTCGAGGCCATGGCCGACGCGGGCGAGATCACCTGGGAGCGGCGCCCGTACGCCGACGGTGACCTCGCCGACGCCTGGTACGCCCTCGTCGCCACCAGTGACCCCGATGCCAACGCGGCCGCCTCCGCCGAGGCGGAACGCCGCCGCGTCTGGTGCGTGCGCTCCGACGACGCCGACGCCGCCTCCGCCTGGACCCCGGCCACCGGCCACAGCGAGGGCGTCACGGTCGCCGTCCTCACCACCGAGGCCCGCGGCCGCGACCCCCGGCACACCGCCGCGATCCGCGACGCCGTCGTCGAGGGCCTGCGCGACGGCACCCTCGTCGCCCCGCACCACCGCACCCGTACGCCCGGCGTGGCCCTGGTCGGCGGCGGACCCGGGGACCCGGACCTCATCACCGTGCGCGGCCGCCGCCTGCTCGCCGAGGCCGACGTGGTCATCGCCGACCGGCTCGGCCCGCGCGACCTGCTCGCCGAACTCCCGCCGCACGTCGAGGTGATCGACGCCGCGAAGATCCCCTACGGCCGCTTCATGGCCCAGGAGGCCATCAACAACGCCCTGATCGAGCACGCCAAGCAGGGCAAGTCGGTCGTCCGGCTCAAGGGCGGCGACCCGTTCGTCTTCGGCCGCGGCATGGAGGAGGCCCAGGCGCTCGCCGAGGCCGGCATCCCGTGCACCGTCGTGCCCGGCATCTCCAGCTCGATCTCGGTGCCCGGCGCGGCCGGCATCCCGGTCACCCACCGCGGCGTCGCCCACGAGTTCACGGTCGTCAGCGGCCATGTCGCCCCCGACGACGAGCGCTCCCTGGTCGACTGGGCCGCGCTGGCCCGGCTGACCGGCTCACTCGTGATCCTGATGGGCGTCGACAAGATCGGCAGGATCGCCGAGACGCTCATCGCCCACGGCAAGTCCCCGGACACCCCGGTCGCCCTGGTCCAGGAGGGCACCACGGCCGCCCAGCGGCGCGTCGACGCCACCCTCGCCACCGTCGCCGAGACCGTCCGCGCCGAGGACGTACGGCCCCCCGCGGTGATCGTCGTCGGCGACGTCGTCGGCGTGGGCCTTAACCTGGGATGA
- the cobT gene encoding nicotinate-nucleotide--dimethylbenzimidazole phosphoribosyltransferase, whose protein sequence is MTDTGQIPGEGLPESAGMVEQPGAAAHGAYAYLSEAAVEDEDLLLPGAQGAWGNEVPPPTPEPAPEFVPVTTTHESAGRDSGSVDLGGVRTSDATPPSAMPSPILTAPPGPSAPAPPRRPLHLGPPIPNAAASPVRSLADRGPAGAPVRQPGPPTAGPEYLDAQSTQSVQGAAAWAATPVPQVGVQAPAAETVGPQADPTTPPAAPAPAVPQAAVVDGTGTADMAPMPTAPVTGTGFVPVPPQPQEAVQQVQSVQQVYGLDGVQGVPVPGGVETPEVGQAAVVSEVADGAQDLVSEPGVAAVAPEAHVAPVLQPQPQEGPQFPQPAQMVAEPDAVAPAPEAVPAMPQAAVAAPEAEAPSAAQVQGPQSAPGLLPEQGPAVGLVPDQRAAEDVPQPQQTAEVEPPAEAFVPQAAVIETQPAEAAQLQEAAAPEVEPAEIPQPAPVAAEPEAVQPPPPADVVEPQPQEAPLAAVPQPDAAPAGHPAAELPQPAPEEALPRHPGIAPTAQTPEQPEPFAAGQLQTAPDTAVNHPADDIAAPQTEQPEPDPATAAPAPAPDEVTPLPSAVPLEPHPGQPLGEFVPVDGQVPTAPHLAPTPPHPLVLLTEEQQTEVQQAEVQQPPAALPEQPAQNEAAPAATAPEAAAPEELVLEEVAPEETAPEVAAPDEPVAVGTVPAPREAEPAPAAAPAAAVTEADPEVVQHAEDLDTRAAEQEESAAPVAEAEQPVGPAAPGYSDAEREAVLKVIRERRDIRNGFRSDPIPHEVLLRVLEAAHTAPSVGHSQPWDFVVIRSADTRHSMHELAMRQREAYAKSLPKGRAKQFKELKIEAILDTPVNIVVTADPTRGGRHTLGRHTQPQMAPYSAALAVENLWLAARAEGLGVGWVSFFDEREMVRALGLPEHLEVIAYLCVGYVDEFPDEPELMQAGWSKRRPLSWVVHEETYGRRALPGEEPHDLLAETVAQIRPLDAKALGEAWERQKRMTKPAGALGMLEIISAQLSGLSRQCPPPIPEPAAVAIFAGDHGVHAQGVTPWPQEVTAQMVANFLGGGAVCNAFAAQVGAEVCIVDVGVAAELPATPGLLPRKVRGGTSDMTTGPAMTREEAKQAIEVGIETARDLVAAGNKALLTGEMGIANTTASAALISVFTGADPAEVTGRGTGINDETLARKTEVVRRALEVHQPDPADPVGVLAAVGGFEHAALVGLLLGGASLRTPVILDGVSAGAAALVARAIAPEVLAACIAGHRSAEPGHVAALNKLGLRPLVDLDLRLGEGTGALLALPLVQSTARAMHEVATFDSAGVTEK, encoded by the coding sequence ATGACCGACACCGGCCAGATCCCGGGCGAGGGGCTGCCGGAGAGCGCAGGCATGGTGGAACAGCCGGGCGCTGCCGCGCACGGTGCGTACGCCTACCTCTCCGAGGCCGCCGTGGAGGACGAGGACCTGCTGCTGCCGGGCGCCCAGGGCGCCTGGGGCAACGAAGTCCCGCCGCCCACGCCCGAACCCGCTCCAGAGTTCGTCCCGGTGACGACGACGCACGAGTCGGCGGGCCGGGACAGCGGCTCCGTCGACCTCGGCGGCGTCCGTACGTCCGACGCGACGCCCCCGTCCGCCATGCCGTCGCCCATCCTCACGGCCCCGCCCGGCCCGAGCGCGCCCGCGCCCCCGCGCCGCCCGCTGCACCTCGGCCCGCCGATCCCCAACGCCGCCGCCAGCCCGGTTCGCTCGCTCGCCGACCGCGGCCCCGCGGGCGCCCCGGTACGGCAGCCGGGCCCGCCGACGGCCGGCCCCGAGTACCTCGACGCGCAGAGCACGCAGAGCGTGCAGGGCGCGGCGGCCTGGGCCGCTACACCCGTGCCGCAGGTGGGCGTTCAGGCCCCGGCCGCGGAAACGGTTGGCCCCCAGGCCGACCCCACCACCCCTCCCGCGGCGCCCGCTCCGGCCGTGCCGCAGGCGGCCGTGGTGGACGGCACGGGTACGGCGGACATGGCGCCCATGCCGACCGCCCCGGTGACGGGGACCGGGTTCGTCCCGGTCCCGCCGCAGCCGCAGGAAGCGGTCCAGCAGGTCCAGTCGGTCCAGCAGGTCTACGGGCTCGACGGCGTGCAGGGCGTGCCGGTGCCGGGGGGCGTCGAGACGCCCGAGGTCGGGCAGGCTGCCGTGGTGAGTGAAGTGGCTGACGGGGCACAGGACTTGGTGAGTGAGCCGGGGGTGGCTGCCGTGGCGCCGGAGGCCCACGTGGCGCCGGTACTTCAACCCCAGCCTCAGGAAGGCCCGCAGTTCCCGCAGCCCGCCCAGATGGTCGCCGAGCCGGATGCCGTCGCTCCGGCCCCGGAGGCCGTACCGGCGATGCCTCAGGCCGCCGTTGCGGCGCCCGAGGCCGAGGCGCCCAGCGCCGCGCAGGTCCAGGGACCGCAGTCCGCGCCCGGCCTGCTGCCGGAGCAGGGACCGGCCGTCGGCCTGGTCCCGGACCAGCGGGCCGCCGAGGACGTACCGCAGCCGCAGCAGACCGCCGAAGTCGAGCCGCCCGCCGAGGCGTTCGTGCCGCAGGCAGCGGTGATCGAGACCCAGCCGGCCGAGGCCGCGCAGCTCCAGGAGGCGGCCGCCCCGGAGGTCGAGCCCGCCGAAATCCCGCAGCCGGCACCGGTGGCAGCCGAACCAGAGGCCGTCCAGCCCCCGCCCCCGGCTGACGTCGTCGAACCGCAGCCGCAGGAAGCGCCGTTGGCAGCCGTGCCCCAGCCGGACGCGGCCCCCGCCGGCCATCCCGCCGCCGAACTCCCGCAGCCGGCACCGGAAGAGGCCCTGCCGCGGCACCCGGGCATCGCCCCCACAGCCCAGACCCCCGAGCAGCCCGAGCCCTTCGCGGCCGGGCAGCTCCAGACAGCTCCGGACACCGCAGTGAACCACCCGGCCGACGACATCGCCGCCCCGCAGACGGAGCAGCCCGAGCCGGACCCGGCGACCGCCGCGCCCGCGCCCGCGCCCGACGAGGTCACCCCCCTCCCGAGCGCCGTCCCGCTCGAACCGCACCCCGGCCAGCCGCTGGGCGAGTTCGTGCCCGTCGACGGCCAGGTGCCGACGGCCCCGCATCTGGCACCGACCCCGCCGCATCCCCTCGTCCTCCTGACCGAGGAGCAGCAGACGGAGGTGCAGCAGGCGGAGGTGCAGCAGCCGCCCGCCGCGCTGCCGGAGCAACCCGCTCAGAACGAGGCCGCTCCGGCGGCAACCGCCCCTGAGGCGGCGGCTCCGGAGGAACTGGTCCTGGAGGAAGTGGCTCCGGAGGAGACGGCCCCTGAGGTCGCCGCCCCTGACGAGCCCGTCGCCGTCGGCACGGTTCCCGCACCCCGCGAGGCCGAGCCCGCGCCCGCGGCGGCCCCGGCCGCCGCTGTCACCGAGGCGGACCCCGAAGTCGTACAGCACGCGGAGGACCTGGACACCCGGGCCGCCGAGCAGGAAGAGAGCGCGGCCCCCGTGGCAGAGGCAGAGCAGCCCGTCGGCCCGGCCGCGCCCGGTTACAGCGACGCCGAGCGCGAGGCCGTCCTCAAGGTCATCCGCGAGCGCCGCGACATCCGCAACGGCTTCCGCAGCGACCCGATCCCGCACGAGGTGCTGCTCCGCGTCTTGGAGGCCGCGCACACCGCGCCCTCCGTCGGGCACTCCCAACCCTGGGACTTCGTCGTCATCCGCTCCGCCGACACCCGGCACAGCATGCACGAACTGGCCATGCGCCAGCGCGAGGCGTACGCCAAGTCGCTGCCCAAGGGCCGGGCGAAGCAGTTCAAGGAACTGAAGATCGAGGCCATCCTCGACACCCCGGTGAACATCGTCGTCACCGCCGATCCGACCCGCGGCGGCCGCCACACCCTCGGCCGGCACACGCAGCCGCAGATGGCGCCGTACTCCGCCGCCCTGGCCGTGGAGAACCTCTGGCTCGCCGCGCGCGCGGAGGGCCTCGGCGTCGGCTGGGTCAGCTTCTTCGACGAGCGCGAGATGGTCCGCGCCCTCGGCCTGCCCGAGCACCTCGAGGTCATCGCCTACCTGTGCGTCGGCTACGTCGACGAGTTCCCGGACGAGCCCGAGCTGATGCAGGCCGGCTGGTCCAAGCGCCGCCCGCTGTCGTGGGTCGTGCACGAGGAGACGTACGGGCGTCGCGCCCTGCCCGGAGAGGAGCCCCACGACCTGCTTGCCGAGACCGTCGCGCAGATCCGCCCGCTGGACGCCAAGGCGCTCGGCGAGGCGTGGGAGCGCCAGAAGCGCATGACCAAGCCGGCGGGCGCGCTCGGCATGCTGGAGATCATCTCCGCGCAGCTGTCCGGGCTGTCCCGGCAGTGCCCGCCGCCGATCCCGGAGCCCGCGGCGGTAGCGATCTTCGCCGGCGACCACGGCGTGCACGCCCAGGGCGTCACCCCCTGGCCGCAGGAGGTCACCGCCCAGATGGTGGCCAACTTCCTCGGCGGGGGAGCGGTCTGCAACGCGTTCGCGGCGCAGGTGGGCGCCGAGGTGTGCATCGTCGACGTCGGCGTCGCCGCCGAACTCCCCGCGACCCCGGGCCTGCTGCCCCGCAAGGTCCGCGGCGGCACGTCCGACATGACGACCGGCCCCGCGATGACCCGCGAGGAGGCCAAGCAGGCCATCGAGGTCGGCATCGAGACCGCCCGCGACCTGGTCGCCGCCGGCAACAAGGCGCTGCTCACCGGTGAGATGGGCATCGCCAACACCACCGCGTCCGCGGCCCTGATCTCCGTCTTCACCGGCGCCGACCCGGCCGAGGTGACCGGTCGCGGCACCGGCATCAACGACGAGACCCTGGCCCGCAAGACCGAGGTCGTCCGCCGGGCCCTGGAAGTCCACCAGCCCGACCCGGCCGACCCCGTCGGCGTCCTCGCGGCGGTCGGCGGCTTCGAGCACGCGGCCCTGGTCGGGCTGCTCCTCGGCGGCGCCTCCCTGCGCACGCCGGTGATCCTGGACGGCGTCAGCGCCGGCGCCGCCGCCCTGGTCGCCCGGGCCATCGCCCCCGAGGTCCTCGCGGCCTGCATCGCGGGCCACCGCAGCGCCGAGCCCGGCCACGTCGCCGCTCTCAACAAGCTCGGCCTGCGCCCCCTGGTCGACCTCGACCTGCGCCTCGGCGAGGGCACCGGCGCCCTGCTCGCCCTGCCGCTGGTGCAGAGCACGGCCCGGGCGATGCACGAGGTGGCGACGTTCGACTCGGCCGGAGTGACCGAGAAGTAG
- the cbiE gene encoding precorrin-6y C5,15-methyltransferase (decarboxylating) subunit CbiE has protein sequence MADRVTVIGWDGSPLTAAARAALSAATLVAGAGHHLALPEVPPGAERIRLGSVALAARRIAAHRGTAVVLADGDPGFFGVVRTLRAPEFGLEVEVVPAVSSVAAAFARAGMPWDDAEVVVAHPRTLRRAVNVCRAHAKVAVLTSPGAGPAELGLLLEGVHRTFVICEELGTDREQVSVVTSDKAADHTWRDPNVVIVIGGPSAPAGPGENGGWIAGRDPAAGPRGWVQPDEVYGGGLGEGESELLRAAQLARLGPRVGDLVWDIGCGSGAFATEAARAGAAVIAVDRRPEACARTEAAARHFGVQLQIVPGIAPHVLEDLPEPDVVRVGGGGAAVVSAVADRRPQRIVTHAATRDEAELVGRDLTEHGYRVECALLQSVELDTRAWTETERNVVFLLSGVLPDRAP, from the coding sequence ATGGCCGACCGGGTCACGGTGATCGGCTGGGACGGCTCACCGCTGACCGCCGCGGCACGCGCCGCCCTCTCCGCCGCCACGCTCGTCGCGGGCGCCGGCCACCACCTGGCGCTCCCCGAGGTACCGCCCGGCGCCGAGCGTATTCGCCTCGGCAGTGTCGCCCTCGCCGCCCGCCGCATCGCCGCCCACCGCGGCACCGCGGTCGTGCTCGCCGACGGCGACCCCGGCTTCTTCGGCGTCGTCCGCACCCTGCGCGCCCCCGAGTTCGGACTCGAGGTGGAGGTCGTCCCCGCCGTCTCCTCCGTGGCCGCCGCCTTCGCGCGCGCCGGCATGCCCTGGGACGACGCAGAGGTGGTCGTCGCCCACCCGCGGACCCTGCGACGCGCGGTGAACGTGTGCCGCGCCCACGCCAAGGTCGCCGTCCTCACCTCGCCCGGCGCCGGCCCCGCCGAACTCGGGCTGCTCCTGGAGGGCGTCCACCGCACCTTCGTCATCTGCGAGGAACTGGGCACCGACCGCGAACAGGTCTCCGTCGTCACCTCCGACAAGGCCGCCGACCACACCTGGCGCGATCCGAACGTCGTCATCGTCATCGGCGGTCCGTCCGCTCCGGCCGGCCCCGGCGAGAACGGCGGCTGGATCGCCGGACGCGACCCGGCGGCCGGCCCGCGCGGCTGGGTGCAGCCCGACGAGGTGTACGGCGGCGGGCTCGGCGAGGGCGAGTCGGAACTGCTGCGCGCGGCCCAACTCGCCCGGCTGGGGCCCCGCGTCGGCGACCTCGTCTGGGACATCGGCTGCGGCAGCGGCGCGTTCGCCACCGAGGCCGCGCGCGCCGGAGCCGCCGTCATCGCCGTCGACCGCAGGCCCGAGGCGTGCGCCCGCACCGAGGCGGCCGCCCGGCACTTCGGCGTCCAGCTCCAGATCGTGCCCGGCATCGCCCCGCACGTCCTGGAGGACCTGCCCGAACCGGACGTCGTCCGCGTCGGCGGCGGGGGAGCGGCCGTGGTCTCCGCGGTCGCCGACCGCCGCCCCCAGCGCATCGTCACGCACGCGGCGACCCGCGACGAGGCCGAACTCGTCGGCCGCGACCTGACCGAGCACGGATACCGGGTCGAGTGCGCCCTGCTCCAGTCCGTCGAACTCGACACCCGGGCCTGGACGGAGACCGAGCGCAACGTCGTCTTCCTGCTCAGCGGCGTCCTCCCCGACCGCGCCCCGTGA
- a CDS encoding GNAT family N-acetyltransferase — translation MTGTFPNISISTERLVLRPLDEDDAAALTEMMNDEQVGTWTGVPQPYPEDRARAWITEYAPTERAAGRGIDFAVTEFLTQRLVGIVQLAKTNWHIRSTEMSYIIAPWARGEGYAAEAALAAAQWLLRDQRFERIELRTAADNTASQQVAQKIGCISEGVLRNACLVHVRAEDGTWSDVRTDYIVWSLLPEDLEGAGEQLAETGGFATFSDWN, via the coding sequence ATGACTGGCACCTTCCCCAACATCTCCATCAGCACGGAGCGGTTGGTGCTGCGGCCCCTCGACGAGGACGACGCGGCCGCCCTGACCGAGATGATGAACGACGAGCAGGTCGGGACCTGGACCGGGGTCCCCCAGCCCTACCCCGAGGATCGCGCCCGCGCCTGGATCACGGAGTACGCGCCCACGGAGCGTGCCGCCGGCCGGGGAATCGACTTCGCGGTCACCGAGTTCCTCACCCAGCGCCTGGTCGGCATCGTCCAGCTCGCCAAGACGAACTGGCACATCCGCTCCACCGAGATGTCGTACATCATCGCCCCCTGGGCCCGCGGCGAGGGCTACGCCGCCGAGGCCGCGCTGGCCGCCGCCCAATGGCTGCTGCGCGACCAGCGGTTCGAGCGCATCGAGCTGCGCACCGCCGCCGACAACACCGCCTCCCAGCAGGTCGCCCAGAAGATCGGCTGCATCAGCGAGGGTGTGCTCCGCAACGCCTGCCTCGTGCACGTCCGCGCGGAGGACGGCACCTGGAGCGACGTCCGCACCGACTACATCGTGTGGAGCCTCCTCCCGGAGGACCTGGAGGGCGCGGGCGAGCAGCTCGCCGAGACCGGCGGCTTCGCGACCTTCTCCGACTGGAACTGA